One window of Phycisphaeraceae bacterium genomic DNA carries:
- a CDS encoding class I SAM-dependent methyltransferase, translated as MNRTPSSPRHASTLRREVARSVDAPASLLPVFNLLFKDMPSLGSSPRIVVNMLQRAGIGPRSRILDLACGKGTNAISAARRLRCSVVAVDACEAFIHEALAAAARANLTTRATFIHDDARAFAHHSNRKHRPFDAALMLGLWGIVEARSALRPLVKPGGIYIIDDAFRDERLTRRAPEFHEIPTRDESRALLEQRGDRVLELHIPTPSHTRALNAALYRKLAANASAIARDRPSLRPALSTFLDNQRHANRLLGKQLRPAIWVVQRAGFKKY; from the coding sequence ATGAACCGCACACCCTCCTCGCCCCGGCACGCCTCCACACTCCGCCGCGAGGTCGCACGCTCCGTCGATGCACCGGCCTCCCTCCTTCCCGTCTTCAATCTCCTCTTCAAAGACATGCCCAGTCTCGGCAGCAGCCCCCGCATCGTCGTCAACATGCTCCAGCGTGCCGGCATCGGGCCCCGCTCGCGCATCCTCGATCTCGCGTGCGGCAAGGGCACCAACGCCATCTCCGCCGCCCGTCGCCTCCGCTGCTCCGTCGTCGCAGTCGATGCCTGCGAGGCGTTCATCCACGAAGCCCTCGCCGCCGCAGCCCGCGCCAACCTCACAACCCGTGCCACGTTCATCCACGACGATGCCCGCGCGTTCGCCCACCACTCCAATCGAAAGCACCGCCCCTTCGATGCCGCGCTCATGCTCGGTCTCTGGGGCATCGTCGAAGCCCGCAGTGCACTCCGCCCCCTCGTGAAGCCCGGAGGGATCTACATCATCGACGACGCCTTCCGCGATGAACGCCTGACCCGCCGCGCGCCGGAGTTCCACGAGATCCCCACCCGGGACGAATCGCGCGCACTCCTCGAACAGCGCGGCGATCGCGTCCTCGAACTCCACATCCCCACGCCATCGCACACCCGCGCCCTCAACGCCGCGCTCTACCGCAAACTCGCCGCCAACGCCTCCGCCATCGCCCGCGACCGACCCTCGCTCCGACCCGCACTCTCCACGTTCCTCGACAACCAGCGCCACGCCAACCGCCTCCTCGGGAAGCAACTCCGGCCCGCCATCTGGGTCGTGCAACGGGCAGGTTTCAAGAAATATTGA
- a CDS encoding sulfotransferase: MPHYMALASLDVWARLLVSRRPGVEPAYLARLALNLATSYFGTIVALPERLLLWPVLFFKFRSKTPRVDHGPGTVVVLGYFRSGTTHLQYLLSCDRRFKTPVWAQSILPHGWGLSWIVARFVLTPFITNSRPQDDVALGPAWPAEDDFGVSNMSLCSAMPGRFMLPQQHGHYSRFHALEGLTERELVRWRRAQASLLWKITRLRPRQVLLLKSPSHTARVAELRAMLGENVRFIHITREPADVVRSNVSMYERLSIYHLQDGPPIEESREAIVREYLRTEEKFLEESADLPPDRLCRIRYQDLIADPEGTVRRIYGQFGMTLDEGALESMRSYLYRVRAYRTASQKAPKAETREEPDPRLDAMAERFGHRAPTCARVLPQDPKDLGTSDRRRRLAWYVAPITTATIAGLWMLSAWLVGKKFDNAIWPVGAVIGWVTIKTAGIGSRGLGILCAVLTLLIMFGVAGPNAILAFGWRGRDFWRNVAQSFDDPTTWIYMTLGMLTAYRFASRVQVKPPGL; encoded by the coding sequence GTGCCTCACTACATGGCGCTGGCATCGCTGGACGTGTGGGCGCGGTTGTTGGTTTCGAGGCGTCCGGGGGTGGAGCCCGCGTATCTGGCGCGGCTTGCGCTGAATCTGGCGACGTCGTACTTCGGGACGATCGTGGCGTTGCCGGAGCGTCTGCTGCTGTGGCCGGTGTTGTTCTTCAAGTTCCGATCGAAGACGCCTCGTGTGGATCACGGTCCGGGGACGGTTGTGGTTCTGGGGTATTTCCGATCCGGGACGACGCATCTTCAGTATCTTCTGTCGTGTGATCGGCGGTTCAAGACGCCGGTGTGGGCGCAGTCGATCCTGCCTCACGGGTGGGGGTTGTCATGGATTGTGGCGCGGTTCGTGCTGACGCCGTTCATCACGAACAGTCGCCCGCAGGATGATGTTGCGCTGGGTCCGGCGTGGCCGGCGGAGGACGACTTCGGCGTGTCGAACATGTCGTTGTGCTCGGCGATGCCGGGGCGTTTCATGCTTCCGCAGCAGCACGGGCACTACTCGCGCTTTCACGCGCTGGAGGGCTTGACGGAGCGGGAGCTGGTGCGGTGGAGGCGGGCGCAGGCGTCGCTGCTCTGGAAGATCACGCGGCTGAGGCCTCGGCAGGTGCTGCTGCTCAAGAGCCCGAGCCACACGGCCCGCGTGGCGGAGTTGCGTGCGATGCTGGGTGAGAACGTGAGGTTCATCCACATCACGCGCGAGCCGGCGGACGTGGTGCGTTCGAACGTGTCGATGTACGAGCGGCTCTCGATCTATCACCTGCAGGATGGGCCGCCGATCGAGGAATCGCGCGAGGCGATCGTGCGGGAGTATCTGCGGACGGAGGAGAAGTTCCTGGAGGAGTCGGCGGATCTGCCGCCCGATCGGCTGTGCAGGATCAGGTATCAGGATCTGATCGCGGACCCCGAGGGGACGGTGCGGAGGATCTACGGGCAGTTCGGCATGACGCTGGACGAGGGTGCGCTGGAGTCGATGCGTTCGTACCTGTATCGCGTGCGCGCGTATCGGACGGCATCGCAGAAGGCACCGAAGGCGGAGACGCGCGAGGAGCCGGACCCGCGGCTGGATGCGATGGCGGAGCGGTTCGGACACCGGGCGCCGACGTGTGCGCGGGTGTTGCCTCAGGATCCGAAGGACCTGGGCACGTCGGACCGGCGGAGGCGGCTGGCGTGGTATGTCGCGCCGATCACGACGGCGACGATCGCGGGGTTGTGGATGCTCTCGGCGTGGCTGGTGGGGAAGAAGTTTGATAACGCGATCTGGCCGGTCGGCGCGGTGATCGGGTGGGTGACGATCAAGACGGCGGGGATCGGTTCGCGGGGTCTGGGGATTCTGTGCGCGGTGCTGACGCTGTTGATCATGTTCGGCGTGGCGGGTCCCAACGCGATCCTGGCGTTCGGGTGGCGCGGTCGGGATTTCTGGCGGAACGTGGCGCAGTCATTCGATGATCCGACGACCTGGATCTACATGACGCTGGGGATGCTGACGGCGTATCGGTTTGCTTCGCGGGTGCAGGTGAAGCCGCCGGGGCTGTGA
- the dnaK gene encoding molecular chaperone DnaK, whose amino-acid sequence MSKIIGIDLGTTNSCVAIMEGGSPKVLINSSGSRITPSVVGFTDKGERLVGQPAKHQQVTNPKNTIFSIKRFMGRRHSEVESEEKLVPYTVMGNGDAFVSVKVNQGEFTPQQVSAFILQDLKKTAEDYLGEKVDRAVITVPAYFNDAQRQATKDAGEIAGLKVERIINEPTAAALAYGMDKKKNQKIAVFDLGGGTFDVSILDIGDGVFEVLSTNGDTHLGGDDWDQKLIDFIAEEFRKKEGIDLRKDAMALQRLKEAAEKAKIELSTMQETTVNLPFITADQNGPKHLQVSITRAKFESLTDDLFQRLREPCVKALKDAKLDTSKIDEVVLVGGSTRMPKAQQIAKEVFGKEPNRSVNPDEVVAIGAAIQGGVLVGDVKDVLLLDVTPLSLGVETLGGVMTKLIERNTTIPTSKKETFSTAADGQTSVQIHVLQGEREFARDNRTLGQFELSGIAAAPRGTPQIEVEFAIDANGILTVTATDTKAGKKADIKITNSGGLDKAEIERMKRDAEAHAAEDKKRREVVDLKNRADAMVLQTKKALEEHGGKISPEGRSKVENAISGLETAIKGEEKEPIERAMKELESASMELGKAVYESAAQTAGATAGAESGQGSGKDDDVIDAEFKVKE is encoded by the coding sequence ATGTCGAAGATCATCGGAATCGACCTTGGCACGACGAACTCATGCGTGGCGATCATGGAGGGCGGTAGCCCGAAGGTGCTGATCAACTCTTCGGGCAGCCGCATCACGCCGTCGGTGGTGGGCTTTACGGATAAGGGTGAGCGGCTGGTCGGTCAGCCGGCGAAGCACCAGCAGGTGACGAACCCGAAGAACACGATCTTCTCGATCAAGCGTTTCATGGGTCGTCGTCACTCGGAGGTTGAGTCCGAGGAGAAGCTGGTTCCTTACACGGTCATGGGGAACGGGGACGCGTTCGTGAGTGTGAAGGTGAACCAGGGTGAGTTCACGCCCCAGCAGGTTTCGGCGTTCATTCTGCAGGACCTGAAGAAGACGGCCGAGGACTATCTCGGTGAGAAGGTGGATCGCGCGGTGATCACGGTTCCCGCGTACTTCAACGATGCGCAGCGTCAGGCGACGAAGGACGCGGGCGAGATCGCGGGGCTGAAGGTGGAGCGCATCATCAACGAGCCGACCGCGGCCGCGCTCGCGTATGGCATGGACAAGAAGAAGAACCAGAAGATCGCGGTCTTTGACCTGGGCGGCGGCACGTTCGACGTGTCGATCCTGGACATCGGGGATGGCGTCTTTGAGGTGCTGAGCACGAACGGCGACACGCACCTGGGCGGCGACGACTGGGACCAGAAGCTGATCGACTTCATCGCGGAGGAGTTCCGGAAGAAGGAGGGGATCGACCTGCGCAAGGACGCGATGGCCCTTCAGCGTCTGAAGGAGGCGGCGGAGAAGGCGAAGATCGAGCTCTCGACGATGCAGGAGACGACCGTGAACCTGCCGTTCATCACGGCGGATCAGAACGGTCCGAAGCACCTGCAGGTCTCGATCACGCGTGCGAAGTTCGAGTCGCTGACGGACGATCTGTTCCAGCGTCTGCGCGAGCCGTGCGTGAAAGCGCTCAAGGACGCCAAGCTGGACACGAGCAAGATCGACGAGGTCGTGCTGGTGGGCGGCTCGACGCGCATGCCCAAGGCGCAGCAGATCGCCAAGGAAGTTTTCGGGAAGGAGCCGAACCGGTCGGTCAATCCCGACGAGGTGGTGGCGATCGGCGCGGCGATCCAGGGGGGCGTCTTGGTCGGCGATGTGAAGGACGTGCTGCTGCTCGATGTGACGCCGCTGTCGCTGGGCGTTGAGACGCTGGGCGGCGTGATGACGAAGCTGATCGAGCGGAACACGACGATTCCGACGTCGAAGAAGGAGACCTTCTCGACCGCGGCGGACGGGCAGACGAGCGTGCAGATCCATGTGCTGCAGGGGGAGCGTGAGTTCGCGAGGGACAACCGGACGCTCGGCCAGTTCGAGTTGTCGGGGATCGCGGCGGCTCCGCGGGGCACGCCGCAGATCGAGGTCGAATTCGCGATCGATGCCAACGGCATCCTGACGGTGACCGCGACGGACACGAAGGCGGGGAAGAAGGCGGACATCAAGATCACGAACTCGGGCGGGCTTGACAAGGCGGAGATCGAGCGGATGAAGCGGGATGCGGAGGCGCATGCCGCGGAAGACAAGAAGCGTCGCGAGGTGGTGGACCTGAAGAACCGTGCGGACGCGATGGTGCTTCAGACGAAGAAGGCGCTGGAGGAGCACGGCGGGAAGATCTCGCCCGAGGGTCGGTCGAAGGTCGAGAACGCGATCTCTGGTCTGGAGACGGCGATCAAGGGCGAGGAGAAGGAGCCGATCGAGCGCGCGATGAAGGAACTCGAGAGCGCGTCGATGGAGCTTGGCAAGGCGGTGTACGAGTCGGCAGCGCAGACGGCCGGCGCGACGGCGGGCGCGGAGAGTGGTCAGGGTTCGGGCAAGGATGACGATGTGATCGATGCGGAGTTCAAGGTGAAGGAGTAA